The sequence below is a genomic window from Rudanella lutea DSM 19387.
TTGGGGGCGATACACGTTTAGGTGAAGTAGGAATAAAGGGCTTAGCGCTTGGGGTCCTCAAAGTTATCGTAGTAGGTAAAGTCCTTTGTGATTTTACCGTTCTCTATGGTAAAAACGGTACAGATCGGAAGTTCAAATTTGGTGCTGTCGGGTGCCGTGCCTGATGAGACAAACTCAACAATAACGTGTTTCTCGCCGGAGGGGTACATTTGCGCAATCTCGTCTTTCACGTCAGGAAACATTGCCTCCAGCTCTGAGTACTTTTTTATAGTCTGTTGTCTTGTCTGTTTTACAATCCCTTGCCCAAAAGAGGGATCTTTAAAGTCGGCCACATCGGTGTACAACGCTGCCATCTTATCCCATTCATGCTTGTTGAAGTACTCGTAAAACTGACGCACGATTTTTTTATTTTCGGTAGCGGTTGTACTGCTTGACGTTTGATTGTCACAAGAAAGCAGGGCGATTGCCCCAAAAACTGTCAGTAATAGAGGCTTCATGGCTTCAGGATTTAGTTGTTTGGCTAACATACTAAAAACAGACGAAATACAAACCGCTATCTTTAATCGAGTCTAACCGAACGGATGGGTCACTGGGATTTAGCGATTCCTTACGTAGGGGCCTAACCAAAAAAAGCCCGGCATCCAGTAGACGCCGGGCTTCCGATTATCATCTCAGAGGTTTACTTCAGATCAAAACGGTCGAGGTTCATTACCTTGTTCCAGGCCGCTACGAAGTCTTTTACAAACTTCGCCTGTGCATCACTGCTGCCATAGACTTCGGCCACGGCGCGAAGCTCGGAGTTAGAACCAAACACG
It includes:
- a CDS encoding nuclear transport factor 2 family protein, with product MKPLLLTVFGAIALLSCDNQTSSSTTATENKKIVRQFYEYFNKHEWDKMAALYTDVADFKDPSFGQGIVKQTRQQTIKKYSELEAMFPDVKDEIAQMYPSGEKHVIVEFVSSGTAPDSTKFELPICTVFTIENGKITKDFTYYDNFEDPKR